AATAGCATCAACAGTGGCAGAGAAGTTGATGAGGAATTTGCGGATCTTCTCCAAGCATTCCTCGTCCTTCACGTCCCGGCCCTTGGACAGGGCCTTCAGGAAGTCGGACTTGTACGGCGCCGCAAAGAGTGCTGCCTGAAAGCAACCACAGACAGCGTCTCACTGAGTCCACAGCGGTACGCGCTCGGCCACATCACCCGGCCTTCGTGGGGTCCACGGACACTCGACCTACCTTGAAAAGCTGTTGCACCAACCAGCCGTGGTACCGTTTCAGGGCGATTTCATAGGCTTTGGTGATGTTGACTCGAATGAGGTTTGGGTTGCTGTCGTCCTTTTCCCCGTCCACCAGGCTTTGGAGAAAAACCTGAATAAATCTCAGGCCCCtggttttaaaaaaagggaCATGTGTCGTATTTCTCTAGATTAATTGTCAACCAAACCCACAAAAAGGCCGTAAACGTGGAGCGTCTCAGACCTTTTGAGCCACATCAGAGCCAGCGTTGCTCCAACTTTGGGCCACTCTCCTCCGTGCatttc
Above is a window of Betta splendens chromosome 9, fBetSpl5.4, whole genome shotgun sequence DNA encoding:
- the gltpa gene encoding glycolipid transfer protein, which produces MALLMEHQFRQLPADRQVETRPFLEAVSYLPPFFDCLGSTIFAPVKADISGNITKIKAVYDTNPGRFKTLQQILEAEKEMHGGEWPKVGATLALMWLKRGLRFIQVFLQSLVDGEKDDSNPNLIRVNITKAYEIALKRYHGWLVQQLFKAALFAAPYKSDFLKALSKGRDVKDEECLEKIRKFLINFSATVDAIYEMFSKMNADLDYTV